One genomic region from Stackebrandtia nassauensis DSM 44728 encodes:
- a CDS encoding potassium-transporting ATPase subunit C, whose protein sequence is MTRLPNWISSHLAALRALLVFTVLLGLLYPLGMVAVAQLPGLRDNAQGSLITDENGRVIGSSLIGQSFTDSDGDAIPEYFQSRPSAAVNAETGQPYDPLTTSASNLGPEDVVDTLPDPDKGWDGDDNATKSLLTQVCERSYAIGKLEGVDGSRPYCADSGDSAVGAVLKVFYSKGLKGDITRVVSVNEECGTVDEPFVSGYKGVTVECAKYGDDYAKGIITPIRGDASADSPIPPDAVAGSASGLDPNISPEYAELQVERVAEQRGVTEDEVRSLVDEHTTGRALGFMGEAGVNVVELNVALDQKYPKK, encoded by the coding sequence ATGACTCGTCTGCCCAACTGGATTTCCTCCCACCTGGCCGCGCTGCGGGCACTACTGGTGTTCACCGTCCTTTTGGGACTTCTGTACCCACTCGGCATGGTCGCGGTGGCACAGCTGCCCGGCCTGCGGGACAACGCCCAGGGTTCACTCATCACCGACGAGAACGGACGCGTCATCGGGTCCAGCCTCATCGGACAGTCCTTCACGGACTCCGACGGCGACGCGATACCGGAGTACTTCCAGTCGCGTCCGTCGGCGGCCGTCAACGCCGAGACCGGGCAGCCCTACGACCCGCTGACCACCTCGGCGTCCAACCTGGGACCCGAGGACGTCGTCGACACGCTGCCCGACCCGGACAAGGGCTGGGACGGCGACGACAACGCGACGAAGTCGCTGCTGACCCAGGTGTGCGAACGCAGCTACGCGATCGGGAAGCTGGAAGGCGTCGACGGGTCCCGCCCGTACTGCGCCGACAGCGGCGACTCGGCGGTCGGCGCGGTGCTGAAAGTGTTCTACTCCAAGGGACTCAAGGGCGACATCACCAGGGTCGTCAGCGTCAACGAGGAGTGCGGCACCGTCGACGAGCCGTTCGTGAGCGGCTACAAGGGCGTCACGGTCGAGTGCGCGAAATACGGTGACGACTACGCCAAGGGCATCATCACCCCGATCCGGGGTGACGCGTCGGCCGACAGTCCGATCCCGCCCGACGCCGTGGCCGGAAGCGCCTCGGGGCTGGACCCGAACATCAGTCCCGAGTACGCGGAACTACAGGTCGAGCGGGTCGCCGAGCAGCGCGGCGTCACCGAGGACGAGGTGCGCTCACTCGTCGACGAGCACACCACCGGCCGGGCCCTCGGCTTCATGGGTGAGGCGGGCGTCAACGTCGTCGAGCTGAACGTCGCTCTCGACCAGAAGTACCCGAAGAAGTAG
- the kdpB gene encoding potassium-transporting ATPase subunit KdpB, with protein MSNMATVAPKTRNGLLDPKQWIKSVPDAFRKLNPKTLWRNPVMFIVEIGALGTTLLAIVDPSTFAWIITVWLWLTVLFANAAEAIAEGRGKAQADSLRKAKTDTIAHRLVTQDAEIASPDVDTTELAAPRLVRGDLVLVKAGQVIPGDGDVVTGIASVDESAITGESAPVIRESGGDRCAVMGGTKVLSDWIVVRITAEPGKSFLDRMIALVEGSERRKTPNEIALNILLAAMTIIFLMAVVTMQPVAIYSKDYMAAAPDSAVIDGNGVTGIVMVSLLVCLIPTTIGALLSAIGIAGMDRLIQRNVMAMSGRAVEAAGDVNTLLLDKTGTITYGNRRAGAFLPVPGIGGNHLADAAQLSSLADETPEGRSIVVFAKEAYGLRERDAGELSHATWVEFTAQTRMSGVDLDEDGGTHHIRKGAAAAVLDWVKDNGGTPGNASELVDQISQEGGTPLLVAERKPGRQARVLGVIHLKDVVKEGMVERFAKLRQMGIRTVMVTGDNPLTAKAIAAEAGVDDFLAEARPEDKMALIRKEQDGGRLVAMTGDGTNDAPALAQADVGVAMNTGTSAAKEAGNMVDLDSDPTKLIEIVAIGKQLLMTRGALTTFSIANDIAKYFAIIPAIFAAVYPSLDALNVMRLSSPESAIISAVIFNAIIIVALVPLALKGVKYKPGGASAMLRRNLFVYGPGGIVAPFIGIKLIDIIISFIPGIAS; from the coding sequence ATGTCAAACATGGCAACGGTCGCACCGAAGACCAGAAACGGCCTTCTCGACCCCAAACAGTGGATCAAGTCCGTTCCGGACGCGTTCCGCAAACTCAACCCGAAGACGCTGTGGCGCAACCCGGTGATGTTCATCGTGGAGATCGGCGCGCTCGGCACGACCCTGCTGGCGATCGTCGATCCGTCGACGTTCGCGTGGATCATCACCGTGTGGCTGTGGCTGACGGTCCTGTTCGCCAACGCCGCCGAGGCCATCGCCGAGGGACGCGGCAAGGCGCAGGCCGACAGCCTGCGCAAGGCCAAGACCGACACCATCGCGCACCGACTGGTCACACAGGACGCCGAGATCGCCTCCCCCGACGTCGACACGACCGAGCTGGCCGCGCCGCGGCTGGTGCGTGGTGACCTCGTGCTGGTCAAGGCCGGACAGGTCATCCCCGGCGACGGCGACGTCGTCACCGGTATCGCCAGTGTGGACGAATCCGCCATCACCGGCGAGTCGGCGCCGGTGATCCGGGAGTCCGGCGGTGACCGCTGCGCGGTCATGGGCGGCACCAAGGTGCTCAGTGACTGGATCGTCGTGCGGATCACCGCCGAGCCCGGCAAGAGCTTCCTGGACCGCATGATCGCGCTGGTCGAGGGCTCCGAACGCCGCAAGACCCCCAACGAGATCGCGCTGAACATCCTGCTGGCGGCGATGACGATCATCTTCCTGATGGCCGTGGTCACCATGCAGCCGGTGGCGATCTACTCCAAGGACTACATGGCCGCCGCCCCCGACTCCGCCGTCATCGACGGCAACGGGGTCACCGGCATCGTCATGGTGTCGCTTTTGGTGTGTCTCATCCCGACGACGATCGGGGCGCTGCTGAGCGCCATCGGCATCGCGGGCATGGACCGGCTGATCCAGCGCAACGTCATGGCCATGTCCGGGCGCGCCGTCGAGGCCGCCGGGGACGTCAACACGCTGCTGCTGGACAAGACCGGCACCATCACGTACGGGAACCGGCGCGCCGGGGCCTTCCTGCCGGTGCCGGGCATCGGCGGCAACCACCTCGCCGACGCCGCGCAACTGTCCAGTCTGGCCGACGAGACCCCGGAGGGACGCTCCATCGTGGTCTTCGCCAAGGAGGCGTACGGGCTGCGGGAACGCGACGCCGGGGAACTGTCCCACGCGACCTGGGTGGAGTTCACCGCCCAGACCCGGATGAGCGGCGTCGACCTCGACGAGGACGGCGGCACCCACCACATCCGAAAAGGCGCCGCGGCGGCCGTCCTGGACTGGGTCAAGGACAACGGCGGCACGCCCGGCAACGCCTCCGAACTGGTCGACCAGATCAGCCAGGAGGGCGGCACGCCGCTGCTGGTGGCCGAGCGCAAGCCGGGCCGCCAGGCGCGGGTGCTGGGGGTCATCCACCTCAAGGACGTCGTCAAGGAGGGCATGGTCGAACGGTTCGCGAAGCTGCGCCAGATGGGCATCCGCACCGTCATGGTCACCGGCGACAACCCGTTGACGGCCAAGGCGATCGCCGCCGAGGCCGGGGTCGACGACTTCCTGGCCGAGGCCCGGCCCGAGGACAAGATGGCGCTGATCAGGAAGGAGCAGGACGGCGGACGGCTGGTCGCCATGACCGGGGACGGCACCAACGACGCCCCGGCGCTGGCCCAGGCCGACGTGGGTGTCGCCATGAACACCGGCACCTCGGCGGCCAAAGAAGCCGGGAACATGGTCGACCTCGACTCCGACCCGACCAAGCTCATCGAGATCGTGGCCATCGGCAAGCAACTGCTGATGACCCGGGGCGCGTTGACGACCTTCTCGATCGCCAACGACATCGCCAAGTACTTCGCCATCATCCCGGCGATCTTCGCGGCGGTGTACCCGAGCCTGGACGCGCTCAACGTGATGCGGCTGTCCAGTCCGGAGTCGGCGATCATCTCGGCGGTGATCTTCAACGCGATCATCATCGTGGCACTGGTTCCGTTGGCGCTCAAGGGCGTCAAGTACAAGCCGGGCGGCGCTTCGGCGATGCTGCGGCGCAACCTGTTCGTCTATGGACCCGGCGGCATCGTCGCCCCGTTCATCGGCATCAAACTCATCGACATCATCATCTCGTTCATTCCGGGGATCGCGTCATGA
- the kdpA gene encoding potassium-transporting ATPase subunit KdpA gives MSDSTAGILFVVAMVVALAIVHRPLGDYVYRVVTRKRDRKVERGVYRLVGVKSDVEQTWGGYARSVLAFSAVGVFFLYGFQRLQPLLPWSNDMAAVEPATAFNTAVSFVTNTNWQSYSGESTMGHLVQMAGLAVQNFVSAAVGIAVAIVLVRGFARKLTDKLGNFWVDLTRITIWVLLPISIIAAIVLIAGGAVQNLHASIEAHGLNGTVQLLTGGPVASQEAIKELGTNGGGFYNVNSAHPFENPTSWTNFIEIFLILCIPFSLPRTFGRLVGDKRQGYAITAIMGIMALASTFLVFGFEAVGNGTVTSAIGAAMEGREVRFGTGNSSVFAAATTLTSTGAVDSFHDSYSGLGGGVLTLNMLLGEVAPGGVGAGLYGMLVLAVITVFVAGLMVGRTPEYLGKKIGAREIKLASLYFLVTPALVLIGLAASIAVPSNLESMQDAGPHGMSEMLYAFASASNNNGSAFAGFGAATDWFNTALGLCMLFGRFLPIILVLALAGSLAKQKPVPESAGTLPTHKPLFVGMVIGVTVILVALTFLPVLALGPLAEGLM, from the coding sequence ATGAGCGACTCGACGGCGGGAATTCTCTTCGTGGTGGCCATGGTCGTCGCACTGGCGATCGTCCACAGGCCACTGGGCGACTACGTGTACCGGGTCGTGACGCGCAAGCGCGACCGCAAGGTGGAGCGCGGCGTCTACCGGCTCGTCGGCGTCAAGTCCGACGTGGAGCAGACCTGGGGCGGCTACGCCCGCAGCGTGCTGGCGTTCTCGGCGGTCGGCGTGTTCTTCCTGTACGGCTTCCAGCGGCTGCAACCGTTGCTGCCGTGGAGCAACGACATGGCCGCGGTGGAACCGGCGACCGCGTTCAACACGGCGGTCTCCTTCGTCACCAACACCAACTGGCAGTCCTACTCGGGTGAGTCCACGATGGGCCACCTGGTGCAGATGGCCGGTCTGGCGGTGCAGAACTTCGTGTCGGCGGCGGTGGGCATCGCGGTGGCGATCGTGCTGGTGCGCGGCTTCGCGCGGAAGTTGACCGACAAACTCGGCAACTTCTGGGTCGACCTGACCCGCATCACCATCTGGGTGCTGCTGCCCATCAGCATCATCGCCGCGATCGTCCTGATCGCCGGTGGCGCGGTGCAGAACCTGCACGCGTCCATCGAGGCGCACGGTCTCAACGGGACGGTCCAGCTCCTCACCGGCGGGCCGGTGGCCAGCCAGGAGGCCATCAAGGAACTGGGCACCAACGGCGGCGGCTTCTACAACGTCAACTCCGCCCACCCCTTCGAGAACCCCACCAGCTGGACCAACTTCATCGAGATCTTCCTGATCCTGTGCATCCCGTTCTCGCTGCCGCGCACCTTCGGGCGCCTGGTCGGCGACAAGCGGCAGGGCTACGCGATCACCGCGATCATGGGCATCATGGCGCTGGCCAGCACCTTCCTGGTGTTCGGTTTCGAGGCGGTCGGCAACGGCACCGTCACCTCCGCCATCGGCGCGGCCATGGAGGGACGCGAGGTGCGGTTCGGCACCGGGAACTCCTCGGTGTTCGCCGCGGCCACCACCCTGACCTCGACCGGCGCGGTGGACTCGTTCCACGACTCCTATTCCGGGCTGGGCGGCGGGGTCCTGACGCTGAACATGCTGCTGGGCGAGGTCGCGCCCGGCGGGGTCGGCGCGGGCCTGTACGGGATGCTGGTGCTGGCCGTCATCACGGTGTTCGTCGCCGGGCTGATGGTCGGACGCACCCCCGAGTACCTGGGCAAGAAGATCGGCGCCCGCGAGATCAAACTGGCCAGCCTGTACTTCCTGGTCACCCCGGCGCTGGTCCTCATCGGACTGGCGGCCTCGATCGCGGTGCCGTCCAACCTGGAGTCCATGCAGGACGCCGGGCCGCACGGCATGTCCGAGATGCTGTACGCCTTCGCCTCGGCGTCCAACAACAACGGTTCGGCCTTCGCCGGATTCGGCGCCGCCACCGACTGGTTCAACACCGCGCTCGGGCTGTGCATGCTGTTCGGACGGTTCCTGCCGATCATCCTGGTGCTGGCGCTGGCCGGTTCGCTCGCGAAGCAGAAGCCGGTGCCGGAATCGGCCGGGACGCTTCCCACCCACAAACCCCTGTTCGTCGGCATGGTCATCGGCGTGACGGTCATCCTCGTCGCGCTGACGTTCCTGCCCGTCCTGGCACTCGGCCCGCTGGCCGAGGGCCTGATGTAG
- the kdpF gene encoding K(+)-transporting ATPase subunit F: MNAVNVIGGLLAVGLVAFCVAALLFPEKF, translated from the coding sequence GTGAATGCGGTCAACGTCATCGGCGGGCTCCTCGCCGTCGGCCTGGTCGCCTTCTGTGTGGCGGCCCTGTTGTTCCCGGAGAAGTTCTGA
- a CDS encoding winged helix-turn-helix domain-containing protein gives MTEKKTRHVTDAETLKAVTHPLRVKLLGTLRVLGPATASELGRRFGESSGSTSYHLRILAKYGFIEEDPEQPNARDKRWRSVHWGTSWSNAELQQDPAGAEAARAMRRRQLELLIESSERYEADIDSWGPVWQEAAGLSDHFARMKATTVNELRERVHALVREYAERDRDTKGTEMVQVYLGTFPLDESQIQ, from the coding sequence GTGACCGAGAAGAAGACGCGACACGTCACCGACGCCGAGACCCTCAAGGCCGTGACCCACCCGCTGCGGGTCAAGCTGCTGGGCACGCTGCGGGTGCTCGGACCGGCCACCGCCAGCGAACTGGGCCGCCGCTTCGGCGAGAGCTCCGGCTCCACCAGTTACCACCTGCGCATCCTGGCCAAGTACGGCTTCATCGAGGAGGATCCCGAACAGCCCAACGCCCGCGACAAACGCTGGCGGTCCGTCCACTGGGGCACGTCGTGGAGCAACGCCGAACTCCAGCAGGACCCCGCCGGTGCCGAGGCCGCCCGCGCGATGCGCCGCCGCCAGCTCGAACTCCTCATCGAGTCCAGCGAGCGCTACGAAGCCGACATCGACTCGTGGGGACCGGTCTGGCAGGAGGCCGCCGGACTGTCCGACCACTTCGCCCGCATGAAGGCCACCACCGTCAACGAACTGCGGGAACGCGTTCACGCGCTGGTCCGCGAGTACGCCGAGCGCGACCGCGACACCAAGGGCACCGAGATGGTGCAGGTGTACCTGGGCACGTTCCCGCTCGACGAGTCCCAGATCCAATAA
- a CDS encoding MFS transporter: MHTLDATALRRRYFLITLLTWLPLGMGAAGLVLLVTERGFDLATVGVLFLVQGLVVSGLELPTGGLADVIGRRGVLIASAVVGLVAMLWTAVATGWWELVLVAVLRGVSRALSSGPAEAWYVDSVHALSPDADIRRGLGLGNTATSIGLAVGTLAGGFIPLAVPLPDDGLVIPLSIPMFIGAALFALLLLVVGFGMPEPARTGARPRLGEVLRGVPATVTGGIRLGLRDRGLLRLLSLAVFAGMALNAVELLTPGRMETLAGSAEAGASVYGVVAMIGFAASGLGSSLSHTLTRLVGGRVRLAAVIGVLVSVLGLVVLFGTGAWSGTVGIVGACAGYAVMYVGIGLRMPVTSELIHRRVASGERATVVSIQSLLLQGGGSLATLGLPVLAAVWSVPGAWLVSGALLAVSALLYRRTRADRAAEDPARLSPAGMTTGA; this comes from the coding sequence ATGCACACCCTGGACGCGACAGCGCTGCGGCGCCGCTACTTCCTCATCACCCTGCTGACCTGGCTGCCGCTGGGAATGGGCGCCGCCGGACTGGTCCTGCTGGTCACCGAACGCGGCTTCGACCTGGCCACCGTCGGCGTGCTGTTCCTGGTGCAGGGACTGGTCGTCAGCGGCCTGGAACTGCCGACCGGGGGCCTGGCCGACGTGATCGGCCGCCGCGGTGTCCTCATCGCCTCGGCGGTGGTCGGCCTGGTCGCCATGCTGTGGACGGCGGTGGCCACCGGCTGGTGGGAGCTGGTGCTCGTCGCGGTGCTGCGCGGCGTCTCGCGGGCACTGTCGTCGGGCCCCGCCGAAGCCTGGTACGTCGACAGTGTCCACGCCCTCAGTCCTGACGCCGACATCCGGCGCGGCCTGGGACTCGGCAACACCGCCACGTCGATCGGCCTGGCCGTCGGCACCCTCGCGGGCGGGTTCATCCCGCTGGCGGTCCCGCTGCCCGACGACGGCCTCGTCATTCCACTGTCGATCCCGATGTTCATCGGGGCGGCGCTGTTCGCGCTGCTGCTCCTCGTCGTCGGATTCGGCATGCCCGAACCGGCCCGCACCGGCGCCCGGCCCCGGCTCGGTGAGGTGCTGCGCGGCGTCCCGGCCACCGTCACCGGCGGCATCCGGCTCGGCCTGCGCGACCGCGGCCTGCTGCGGCTGCTGTCGCTGGCGGTCTTCGCGGGCATGGCCCTCAACGCCGTCGAACTGCTGACCCCCGGACGCATGGAGACCCTCGCCGGGAGCGCCGAGGCGGGCGCGAGCGTCTACGGCGTGGTGGCCATGATCGGCTTCGCCGCCTCCGGCCTGGGCTCGTCGCTGTCCCATACGCTCACCCGGCTCGTCGGGGGCCGGGTGCGGCTGGCGGCGGTCATCGGCGTGCTGGTCTCGGTGCTGGGTCTGGTGGTGCTGTTCGGCACCGGCGCCTGGAGCGGGACGGTCGGGATCGTCGGCGCCTGCGCCGGATACGCCGTGATGTACGTCGGCATCGGCCTGCGGATGCCGGTCACCTCCGAGCTCATCCACCGTCGCGTCGCCTCCGGCGAACGGGCCACAGTGGTGTCGATCCAGTCGCTGCTGTTGCAGGGCGGCGGCAGCCTGGCGACGCTCGGACTGCCGGTGCTGGCCGCCGTGTGGTCGGTTCCCGGCGCCTGGCTGGTCTCCGGTGCGCTGCTGGCGGTCTCGGCGCTGCTGTACCGCCGCACCCGCGCCGATCGCGCCGCCGAGGACCCGGCCCGGCTGTCCCCGGCCGGGATGACGACCGGGGCCTGA
- a CDS encoding D-Ala-D-Ala carboxypeptidase family metallohydrolase has translation MSDATRRALLSAAVMVPTSAAVIAMTSGTAHAAYSWDRKLKKGMKGNDVKQLQIRVAGYPGYGNILSLDGEFGARTESAVKRFQKAYGLAADGVAGSRTFRKIYSLQDGDNTPKHFSYAELNGCNSSWAGGTVSSTTAKYRALITMWKLEAMRHALGDKSISVSSGFRSKACNDAVGGASNSQHMTGSAADLVGSHSLCTLAKQARYHGFGTILGPGYDGHGDHVHLDGLNRIYWSAPNCGV, from the coding sequence ATGTCCGACGCAACTCGCCGCGCCCTGTTGTCCGCCGCCGTCATGGTGCCGACCTCGGCGGCGGTCATCGCGATGACCAGCGGCACCGCCCACGCCGCCTACTCGTGGGACCGCAAACTGAAGAAGGGCATGAAAGGCAACGACGTCAAGCAACTGCAGATCCGGGTCGCCGGTTACCCCGGCTACGGAAACATCCTCTCCCTCGACGGTGAGTTCGGCGCCCGCACCGAGTCCGCCGTCAAACGCTTCCAGAAGGCCTACGGCCTGGCCGCCGACGGTGTCGCCGGTTCGCGAACCTTCCGCAAGATCTACTCGCTTCAGGACGGTGACAACACCCCGAAGCACTTCTCCTACGCCGAACTGAACGGCTGCAACAGCAGCTGGGCCGGTGGGACGGTCTCGTCCACGACCGCGAAGTACCGGGCGCTGATCACCATGTGGAAGCTGGAGGCGATGCGGCACGCCCTGGGCGACAAGTCGATCAGCGTCTCAAGCGGCTTCCGCAGCAAGGCCTGCAACGACGCGGTGGGAGGTGCGTCCAACAGCCAGCACATGACCGGCTCGGCCGCCGACCTGGTGGGCAGCCACAGTCTGTGCACACTGGCCAAACAGGCCCGGTACCACGGCTTCGGCACCATTCTCGGTCCCGGGTACGACGGCCACGGCGATCACGTGCACCTCGACGGCCTCAACCGGATCTACTGGTCGGCACCCAACTGCGGCGTCTGA
- a CDS encoding type II toxin-antitoxin system VapC family toxin, protein MIVYADSSVLVRAYLPDEAGHDKARSLLEDPELVVVSGTWTRVEVTGALVRAARAHRGQPQKLVAAWETDIGPDGAITLLTARQRDIERHALEIVKGDGLRAMDAWHVACAALTVIELADGETCGFATRDQAQAEVAARFGFMTL, encoded by the coding sequence GTGATCGTGTACGCCGACTCCTCCGTCCTGGTTCGCGCCTACCTGCCCGACGAGGCCGGGCACGACAAGGCGCGTTCGCTGCTGGAGGACCCCGAACTCGTCGTCGTGTCGGGAACCTGGACGCGGGTCGAGGTCACCGGTGCGCTGGTGCGCGCCGCACGTGCCCACCGTGGACAGCCCCAGAAGCTCGTAGCCGCCTGGGAAACCGACATCGGCCCCGACGGCGCCATCACCCTCCTCACCGCTCGCCAACGTGACATCGAACGCCACGCCCTCGAGATCGTCAAGGGCGACGGGCTCAGAGCAATGGACGCTTGGCATGTCGCGTGCGCGGCCTTGACGGTCATCGAATTGGCGGACGGCGAGACCTGCGGCTTCGCGACCCGCGACCAGGCTCAGGCCGAGGTCGCGGCGCGGTTCGGGTTCATGACGCTGTAG
- a CDS encoding FitA-like ribbon-helix-helix domain-containing protein produces MKQLLIRVDDEVHARLRQRAKDEGRSVNALLNELVLIASQVDRESARDRIRSRAAAMGMLSVIPPAPLSPPLSLKQYRQAIDGARGWGQIIDDILDEDRERL; encoded by the coding sequence ATGAAGCAACTGCTGATCAGAGTCGACGACGAGGTGCACGCGCGCTTGCGGCAACGCGCCAAGGACGAGGGCCGCTCCGTGAACGCGCTGCTCAACGAGCTCGTCCTGATCGCCTCGCAGGTCGACCGGGAGTCCGCACGGGACCGGATCCGCTCCCGTGCCGCCGCCATGGGCATGCTGTCGGTCATCCCGCCCGCGCCGTTGTCACCGCCGTTGAGCCTGAAGCAATACCGGCAGGCGATCGACGGCGCCCGCGGCTGGGGGCAGATCATCGACGACATCCTCGACGAGGACCGGGAGCGCCTGTGA
- a CDS encoding PadR family transcriptional regulator, whose protein sequence is MSATKLLVLGVVRIFGTAHGYLVHNELTTWGAHEWANVKWGSIYHALRQMQSKGLLESTITDDHLGRVDYTMTEAGDAEFFRLLRQALRTPESRPDSLAAGLAFLTALPRDEVISLLKERVAALEEGRAELTPLLTDEAKCNWDAEGAGHVPELFGFWAHTADTAIAWANGLISRLEAGDYVMAGESDTAFGTPGIAKPSPRAATDCD, encoded by the coding sequence ATGTCGGCGACGAAGTTGCTGGTGCTGGGAGTGGTGCGGATCTTCGGGACCGCGCACGGCTATCTGGTGCACAACGAGCTGACGACCTGGGGCGCCCACGAATGGGCCAACGTCAAGTGGGGTTCGATCTACCACGCGTTGCGCCAGATGCAGTCCAAGGGACTGCTGGAGTCGACGATCACCGACGACCATCTCGGCCGGGTCGACTACACCATGACCGAGGCGGGCGACGCCGAGTTCTTCCGGCTGCTGCGCCAGGCCCTGCGGACCCCGGAGTCGCGGCCCGACTCGCTGGCCGCCGGGCTGGCCTTCCTGACGGCGCTGCCGCGCGACGAGGTGATCTCGCTGCTGAAGGAGCGGGTCGCCGCGCTGGAGGAGGGCCGGGCCGAGCTGACGCCGCTGCTGACCGACGAGGCCAAGTGCAACTGGGACGCCGAGGGTGCCGGGCACGTGCCGGAGCTGTTCGGTTTCTGGGCCCACACCGCCGACACGGCGATCGCCTGGGCCAACGGGCTGATCTCGCGGCTGGAGGCCGGGGACTACGTGATGGCGGGGGAGTCGGACACCGCCTTCGGCACGCCGGGCATCGCCAAACCCTCGCCGCGCGCGGCCACTGACTGCGACTGA
- a CDS encoding ATP-binding cassette domain-containing protein — protein MIHTRGLARSFKAKKTTVEAVKGVDIDVNEGELVAFLGPNGAGKSTTLRMLTTLLRPTRGSARVAGHDVLTDPLKVRQNIGYIGQGNSAGHAHRVLDELVSQGSFYGMPRAKARVRGTELLAALDLSDLAKRAGMTLSGGQRRRVDIALGMMHHPRLLFLDEPSTGLDPQNRANLADEIRRLRSEFGMTIFLTTHYLEEADQLAERVLIIDHGAVIASGTPSELKATLAGDRIDLGFAEADTAATAAARCEGFAGVKEVTLTGTRLNLAVGEGESTLPRLLRHLDADGITVTTANVHIPTLDDVFLALTGRTLRDEDEG, from the coding sequence GTGATACACACCCGCGGGCTCGCCCGCAGTTTCAAGGCCAAGAAAACGACCGTCGAGGCCGTCAAGGGAGTCGACATCGACGTCAACGAGGGGGAACTGGTGGCGTTCCTCGGCCCCAACGGCGCCGGGAAGTCCACCACCCTGCGCATGCTCACCACGTTGCTGCGCCCCACGCGCGGCAGTGCCCGGGTCGCCGGGCACGACGTGCTCACCGATCCGCTCAAGGTCCGGCAGAACATCGGCTACATCGGACAGGGCAACAGCGCCGGTCACGCCCACCGGGTTCTGGACGAACTCGTCAGCCAGGGCAGCTTCTACGGGATGCCGCGCGCCAAGGCCCGCGTCCGGGGCACCGAACTGCTGGCGGCGCTGGATCTGTCCGATCTGGCCAAACGCGCCGGGATGACCCTGTCGGGCGGACAACGGCGCCGCGTCGACATCGCCCTGGGCATGATGCACCACCCCCGGCTGCTGTTCCTGGACGAGCCCTCGACCGGACTCGACCCGCAGAACCGCGCCAACCTCGCCGACGAGATCCGTCGGCTGCGCTCCGAGTTCGGCATGACCATCTTCCTGACCACCCACTACCTGGAGGAGGCCGACCAGCTCGCCGAACGGGTCCTGATCATCGACCACGGCGCGGTGATCGCCTCGGGAACCCCGTCCGAACTCAAGGCCACCCTCGCCGGGGACCGGATCGACCTGGGCTTCGCCGAAGCCGACACCGCCGCGACCGCCGCCGCGCGCTGCGAGGGATTCGCGGGGGTCAAGGAGGTCACCCTCACCGGCACCCGGCTGAACCTGGCCGTCGGGGAGGGCGAGTCGACGCTGCCGAGGCTGCTGCGGCATCTGGACGCCGACGGGATCACCGTCACCACCGCCAATGTCCACATTCCCACCCTCGACGACGTGTTCCTGGCCCTGACCGGCCGGACGCTGCGCGACGAGGACGAAGGCTGA
- a CDS encoding ABC transporter permease, which translates to MKFFSDTGKVFIREIKPTLYDPISPLFSLAQPIIFLALLGPLVANMPSAGGDTSWQWFVPGILVMVVLFGTSMTGSNLGWEMQTGSHERVMVTPLSRSAMLVGKSLKEIAPLAVQTVLIVVIMLPFGFKLYFGPALLGLVILAVMAVGLGALSYALAIAARKKDWLFWAIQQTALFPLLILSGMMMPLDYGPQWMRNVSTYNPVTYIVDAERALFSGELATNTVMYGALAALGFAVVGLLVGTTTIRRATV; encoded by the coding sequence ATGAAATTCTTCTCCGACACCGGCAAGGTGTTCATCCGCGAGATCAAACCCACCCTGTACGACCCGATCAGTCCACTGTTCAGCCTGGCGCAGCCGATCATCTTCCTGGCGCTGTTGGGACCGCTGGTGGCGAACATGCCCTCGGCGGGCGGCGACACCTCCTGGCAGTGGTTCGTCCCCGGCATCCTCGTGATGGTGGTGCTGTTCGGCACCTCGATGACCGGCTCGAACCTGGGCTGGGAGATGCAGACCGGATCCCACGAACGCGTCATGGTGACACCGCTGAGCCGCTCGGCGATGCTGGTCGGCAAGTCGCTCAAGGAGATCGCGCCGCTGGCGGTGCAGACCGTCCTCATCGTCGTCATCATGCTGCCGTTCGGATTCAAGCTCTACTTCGGACCCGCGTTGCTGGGGCTCGTGATCCTCGCGGTGATGGCCGTCGGGCTCGGCGCGCTGTCCTACGCGCTGGCCATCGCGGCCCGCAAGAAGGACTGGCTGTTCTGGGCGATCCAGCAGACGGCGTTGTTCCCGCTGCTCATCCTGTCGGGCATGATGATGCCGCTCGACTACGGTCCGCAGTGGATGCGAAACGTGTCCACATACAACCCGGTCACCTACATCGTCGACGCCGAACGCGCCCTGTTCTCGGGCGAACTGGCCACCAACACCGTCATGTACGGCGCCCTCGCGGCGCTGGGCTTCGCCGTCGTCGGCCTGCTGGTCGGCACCACCACCATCCGCCGCGCCACCGTCTGA